A DNA window from Luteolibacter luteus contains the following coding sequences:
- a CDS encoding MFS transporter, whose product MHAPHDSPSGGGRMPAAVYALTVGAFGIGTTEFVIMGLLQQVAADLQVTIAAAGLLISGYALGVFLGAPVLTLATSRWPRKSVLLALMGIFIVGNVVCAVASNYALLMVARVITSMAHGTFFGVGAVVATTLVNEERKASAISVMFTGLTFATLIGVPAGAWLGLQLGWRATFWAVAILGVLGLAAIAWLVPAEKGKAEAPSDIRSEIAAVTGAKVLSGLLMTVLSWAGVFAVFTYIQPILTGISGFSEKAVSPILLAFGGGMIVGNLIGGRLADRRLTATLFGSLIFLAAVLGLMSFAIHSKAAVVVFTGLLGAGAFATVAPLQMRVLRHAGSGSQTLASSLNIGAFNLGNAIGAWLGGFVILHGPGLANIPWIAGLVSLGSVAVALLSQGASRAPEDPELA is encoded by the coding sequence ATGCATGCTCCACATGATTCTCCCTCCGGCGGCGGCCGGATGCCTGCGGCCGTCTACGCACTCACCGTCGGTGCCTTCGGGATCGGCACCACGGAATTTGTGATCATGGGCTTGCTGCAGCAGGTGGCCGCGGATCTGCAGGTCACAATTGCTGCGGCAGGGCTGCTGATCAGCGGCTATGCGCTGGGCGTTTTCCTGGGGGCGCCAGTGCTCACGCTCGCCACAAGCCGGTGGCCGCGGAAGTCAGTGCTACTCGCGCTGATGGGGATTTTCATCGTGGGAAACGTGGTCTGTGCGGTGGCTTCCAACTATGCGTTGCTGATGGTGGCGCGGGTGATCACCTCGATGGCGCACGGGACTTTCTTCGGAGTGGGAGCCGTAGTCGCGACGACGCTGGTGAACGAGGAGCGGAAGGCTTCGGCGATCTCGGTGATGTTCACCGGACTGACCTTCGCGACGCTGATCGGGGTGCCGGCGGGCGCGTGGCTGGGCTTGCAACTGGGCTGGAGGGCGACCTTTTGGGCGGTGGCGATTCTCGGGGTGCTGGGGCTTGCGGCGATCGCGTGGCTGGTGCCTGCGGAGAAGGGAAAGGCTGAAGCTCCGTCCGATATTCGCTCGGAGATTGCTGCTGTCACCGGTGCGAAGGTGCTGAGCGGGCTTTTGATGACGGTGCTGAGTTGGGCCGGGGTTTTTGCGGTCTTCACCTATATCCAGCCAATCCTGACGGGGATCTCCGGATTCAGCGAGAAGGCGGTCTCGCCGATCCTGCTGGCATTCGGTGGGGGAATGATCGTGGGAAACTTGATTGGTGGTCGCTTGGCCGACAGGAGGCTGACGGCGACCTTGTTCGGCTCCTTGATCTTCCTCGCGGCGGTCTTGGGCTTGATGAGTTTTGCGATCCACAGCAAGGCGGCCGTGGTGGTCTTCACCGGGCTGCTCGGTGCGGGGGCTTTTGCGACGGTGGCTCCCTTGCAGATGCGGGTACTGCGTCACGCGGGCTCAGGGAGCCAGACGCTTGCATCCAGCTTGAACATCGGTGCCTTCAATCTGGGCAATGCGATCGGCGCTTGGCTCGGTGGCTTCGTGATCCTGCATGGTCCGGGCCTGGCCAATATCCCGTGGATCGCTGGCTTGGTGAGCTTGGGTTCGGTGGCGGTGGCCTTGCTCAGCCAAGGGGCGAGCCGCGCTCCGGAAGATCCGGAATTGGCCTGA
- a CDS encoding LysR substrate-binding domain-containing protein gives MATIKEGITELRHLRYFLAVAETRNFRKAAQNLFLSQPTLSHQIKQLEMQMGAPLFERLSRTVRLTAAGEILRKRAVSMLRELDDAKREISELLSMASGELRIGIVSTVNVAVIPEAVGNFRNSHPGVSVSVRELQMELLEAELLAGNLDLGISFMHERHGKRLDTEMLFVERLVAVLPKGHPLAKRKKITLPDMLTQPMVLLSHGFCTRELVLESVSLQGLERVLRPSIEMNSIEGVLATVRQTNMVTLMPESAVRWAAYPDLVVKPLADKAENLSFRRVGLAWVNGGHRTAAACAFADEVKAVIRKEEKACKGKRINPSASATGKG, from the coding sequence ATGGCAACGATCAAAGAAGGCATCACCGAACTGCGCCACCTCCGCTATTTTCTCGCGGTCGCGGAGACGCGGAACTTCCGGAAGGCAGCCCAAAACCTCTTTCTCTCCCAGCCCACGCTTTCCCATCAGATCAAGCAGCTGGAGATGCAGATGGGTGCACCGCTCTTCGAACGCCTGAGCCGCACCGTGCGCCTCACCGCCGCTGGCGAAATCCTGCGCAAGCGCGCGGTCTCGATGCTCCGCGAGCTCGACGACGCCAAGCGAGAGATCTCCGAGCTGCTCAGCATGGCCAGCGGCGAACTTCGCATCGGCATCGTCTCCACCGTGAATGTCGCCGTGATTCCGGAAGCGGTCGGCAATTTCCGGAACTCCCATCCTGGGGTTTCCGTTTCGGTGCGGGAACTCCAGATGGAACTCCTCGAAGCCGAACTGCTCGCCGGAAATCTCGACCTCGGCATCAGCTTCATGCACGAACGCCACGGCAAGCGCCTCGATACCGAGATGCTCTTCGTCGAACGCCTCGTCGCCGTCCTGCCGAAAGGCCATCCTCTCGCGAAACGGAAAAAAATCACCCTGCCCGACATGCTGACTCAGCCGATGGTCCTGCTCAGCCACGGCTTCTGCACCCGCGAACTCGTCCTCGAAAGCGTTTCCCTCCAGGGACTCGAACGCGTGCTCCGCCCCTCGATCGAAATGAACTCGATCGAGGGAGTGCTCGCCACCGTCCGGCAGACGAACATGGTAACTCTCATGCCCGAATCCGCCGTCCGCTGGGCCGCCTATCCGGACCTCGTCGTGAAACCGCTCGCCGACAAGGCGGAGAATCTCTCCTTCCGCCGTGTCGGCCTGGCATGGGTGAATGGAGGCCATCGCACCGCCGCTGCCTGCGCCTTTGCGGACGAAGTGAAGGCGGTGATCCGCAAGGAAGAGAAGGCCTGCAAGGGCAAGCGCATCAATCCTTCCGCTTCAGCAACGGGAAAAGGATGA
- a CDS encoding LLM class flavin-dependent oxidoreductase: protein MKLLSEIPLSVLDLSPIVEGGTISESFRNSVDLAQHVEKLGYTRFWLAEHHNIPGIASAATSVLIGHVAAGTSTLRIGSGGIMLPNHAPLIIAEQFGTLEALYPGRIDLGLGRAPGTDQTTSRALRRDPTAADDFPDQVQELIALLGRPNPAQRVKAIPGMNSHVPVWLLGSSTFSAQLAAFLGLPFAFAAHFAPRLLHQALKIYRDNFQPSERWPEPHAMVGVPVIAADSDEEARHLSTSVQQQILNLIRHAPTPVPPPIPSLDGRWSPQEKAAVMDHLGALIIGGPETVKSKLEEFVASTGADELIIHSGFYRHEDRRRSYEIVAQAAGLPRVTVPSA, encoded by the coding sequence GCGCAACACGTCGAGAAGCTGGGCTACACCCGCTTCTGGCTCGCCGAGCATCACAATATCCCTGGCATCGCCAGTGCTGCGACATCGGTCCTCATCGGCCATGTCGCGGCGGGCACCAGCACCCTGCGCATCGGCTCCGGCGGCATCATGCTGCCGAACCACGCACCTCTGATCATCGCCGAGCAATTCGGCACTCTTGAGGCCCTCTATCCCGGCCGCATCGACCTCGGACTCGGTCGTGCTCCTGGCACCGATCAAACCACATCGCGCGCCCTCCGCCGCGATCCCACCGCAGCCGATGATTTCCCGGATCAGGTTCAGGAGCTCATCGCTCTCTTGGGCCGCCCGAATCCCGCGCAGCGCGTGAAAGCCATCCCGGGCATGAATTCCCACGTGCCCGTCTGGCTGCTCGGCTCCAGCACCTTCAGCGCCCAGCTCGCCGCCTTCCTCGGCTTGCCTTTCGCCTTCGCCGCCCACTTCGCCCCGCGCCTGCTTCACCAGGCGCTCAAGATCTACCGCGACAACTTCCAGCCCTCCGAACGCTGGCCGGAACCTCACGCCATGGTCGGCGTCCCCGTGATCGCCGCGGATAGCGATGAAGAGGCGCGCCACCTCTCCACCTCCGTCCAGCAGCAGATCCTCAATCTCATCCGCCACGCACCGACACCCGTGCCCCCGCCGATTCCCAGCCTCGATGGCCGCTGGAGCCCGCAGGAAAAAGCCGCGGTCATGGATCACCTCGGCGCCCTCATCATCGGCGGCCCGGAAACCGTGAAATCGAAGCTCGAGGAATTCGTCGCATCCACTGGCGCGGATGAACTTATCATCCACTCCGGCTTCTATCGCCACGAAGATCGCAGGCGCAGCTACGAGATCGTCGCCCAAGCCGCAGGCCTTCCGCGCGTCACGGTTCCATCCGCTTGA
- a CDS encoding phospholipase D-like domain-containing protein gives MRELILNEEIHTRVIGELVPSARRFLWIVTADIKDMHVARGKRSVPFLRVLAELVEEGVAVRLIHAKEPGPRFREDFDRYPVLLESDLFERVLCPRVHTKSVIADGKRAFVGSPNLTGAGMGAKHADKRNFEAGFLTDEAEDLEKLVGWVDELFLGDYCGRCRLRDRCPDPLDREA, from the coding sequence GTGCGCGAGCTGATCCTTAACGAAGAGATCCACACCCGGGTGATCGGGGAGCTGGTGCCTTCGGCGCGGCGCTTTTTGTGGATCGTCACGGCGGACATCAAGGACATGCATGTCGCGCGGGGGAAGCGGTCGGTGCCGTTCCTGCGGGTGCTGGCGGAATTGGTAGAGGAGGGCGTGGCGGTGCGGCTGATCCATGCGAAGGAGCCGGGGCCGCGTTTCCGCGAGGACTTCGACCGCTATCCGGTGCTGCTTGAGAGCGATTTGTTCGAGCGGGTGCTGTGCCCGCGGGTGCATACGAAGTCGGTGATCGCGGACGGGAAGCGGGCCTTTGTGGGGTCGCCGAATCTGACCGGTGCGGGGATGGGGGCGAAGCATGCGGACAAGCGGAACTTCGAGGCGGGCTTCCTGACCGATGAGGCGGAGGATCTTGAAAAGCTGGTCGGCTGGGTGGATGAACTTTTCCTGGGGGACTACTGCGGGCGCTGCCGTTTGAGGGATCGCTGCCCGGATCCGCTCGACCGGGAGGCGTAA
- the lysS gene encoding lysine--tRNA ligase, whose translation MSEATQPHSTEAELIAVRREKLGKLRELGVDPYGSAYETTHTPGDLRENFTEGLQVKVAGRITGLRNMGKSCFFHVGDIHGGIQGYLSIKELSPEDLAIFECLDRGDWLGIEGETFVTRTGEPSIKVSKFTVLSKSLRPMPDKWHGVADREIKYRKRHLDLMSNEESAEVFVTRSKMVAEMRAFFHERGYLEVETPMLQDIPGGAAARPFETFHNALGMPLTMRIAPELFLKRLLVGGFTKVFELNRNFRNEGISRRHNPEFTMLEAYQAFADFEIMADLVESLICHLAEKFRGTLKLEHKDEEGNVVRTINLERPWKRADYNDLVAEAAGADFFTITPEQRRERCDQLGVQISPEMEDHEVVQQVFEKLVEEKSFDPCFVTRVSSELVPLAKLSPGGKTVEVYELVINGQEISPGYSELNDPDVQRARLEHQSGEETQKVDYDFIETMEHGMPPAGGIGIGIDRLIMMLTGAPTIRDVILFPLLKRKD comes from the coding sequence ATGTCCGAAGCAACTCAACCGCATTCCACCGAAGCTGAACTCATCGCCGTCCGCCGTGAGAAGCTGGGTAAACTGCGCGAACTCGGCGTGGATCCCTACGGCTCCGCCTATGAAACCACGCACACTCCGGGTGATCTGCGTGAGAATTTCACCGAGGGCCTGCAAGTGAAGGTGGCCGGCCGCATCACCGGCCTGCGAAACATGGGCAAGTCTTGCTTCTTCCACGTGGGTGACATTCACGGCGGGATCCAGGGTTACCTTTCGATCAAAGAGCTCTCGCCGGAAGATCTCGCGATTTTCGAATGCCTTGATCGCGGCGATTGGCTCGGCATCGAGGGTGAAACCTTCGTGACCCGCACCGGCGAGCCATCGATCAAGGTGTCGAAGTTCACGGTCCTCTCCAAGTCGCTGCGGCCGATGCCTGACAAGTGGCACGGTGTGGCGGATCGCGAGATCAAGTACCGCAAGCGCCACCTCGACCTGATGTCGAATGAGGAAAGCGCGGAGGTTTTCGTGACCCGCAGCAAGATGGTGGCAGAGATGCGCGCCTTCTTCCACGAGCGCGGTTACCTCGAAGTGGAAACGCCGATGCTGCAGGACATCCCCGGCGGTGCCGCGGCGCGTCCCTTTGAAACTTTCCACAATGCGCTGGGCATGCCGCTGACGATGCGCATCGCGCCGGAGCTGTTCCTGAAGCGCCTGCTGGTAGGTGGCTTCACGAAGGTCTTCGAACTGAACCGTAATTTCCGCAACGAAGGCATTTCCCGCCGCCACAATCCGGAGTTCACGATGCTGGAGGCCTACCAGGCTTTCGCCGACTTCGAGATCATGGCGGATCTTGTGGAATCCCTGATCTGCCACCTCGCGGAGAAGTTCCGCGGCACGCTGAAGCTGGAGCACAAGGATGAGGAAGGCAATGTCGTCCGCACCATCAATCTGGAGCGTCCTTGGAAGCGCGCGGATTACAACGACCTCGTGGCGGAAGCGGCGGGTGCGGATTTCTTCACGATCACCCCGGAGCAGCGCCGCGAGCGTTGCGACCAACTCGGCGTGCAGATCTCGCCCGAGATGGAGGACCACGAAGTTGTCCAGCAGGTCTTCGAGAAGCTGGTGGAGGAGAAGTCTTTCGATCCTTGCTTCGTGACCCGCGTTTCCAGCGAGCTGGTTCCGCTCGCGAAGCTGAGCCCCGGCGGCAAGACCGTGGAGGTCTACGAGCTGGTGATCAATGGACAGGAGATTTCGCCCGGTTACTCGGAGCTCAATGACCCCGATGTCCAGCGCGCGCGCCTGGAGCACCAGTCCGGCGAGGAGACGCAGAAGGTGGACTACGATTTCATCGAGACCATGGAGCACGGCATGCCGCCGGCCGGTGGCATCGGTATCGGCATCGATCGCCTGATCATGATGCTTACCGGAGCGCCGACGATCCGCGACGTCATCCTTTTCCCGTTGCTGAAGCGGAAGGATTGA
- a CDS encoding TraB/GumN family protein has product MLLSRFFSRSCRVLLAGLASALAAPLFAADEPDHPVKPLLWKIEGKDVKKPAYLFGTIHVGTGPAATLHPAAEKAFKEATAVHTEAPFDAATQVGAVQLVLRRDGKQLSDSIGPQLGKRLEEELKLINPQLDSTPFQPLKTWYVAIMLPMLPFQLEGGKPLDMALWDRAEKDGKKVAGMQTTAEQLAGFHDFNEKEQVVLLKETLRLLKKDRDERKDSTKDLVDAYISGDVDKIEAECDKALKATSEGEHRELGERLIKRLLTDRDVIMANYIDATLKKSPDEVHFFAAGAAHYTGRNGVRAHLAKKGYTVKRMEP; this is encoded by the coding sequence ATGCTCCTCTCCCGTTTCTTCTCCCGATCCTGCCGCGTGCTGCTGGCAGGGCTGGCGTCCGCGCTGGCGGCACCCTTGTTTGCCGCCGATGAGCCGGACCATCCGGTGAAGCCACTGCTGTGGAAGATCGAGGGGAAGGATGTGAAGAAGCCGGCCTATCTTTTCGGCACGATCCATGTGGGAACAGGACCGGCGGCAACGCTGCACCCCGCGGCGGAGAAGGCCTTCAAGGAGGCGACGGCGGTGCACACCGAAGCTCCCTTTGATGCGGCGACGCAGGTAGGGGCGGTGCAATTGGTGCTCCGGCGCGATGGAAAGCAGCTCTCTGATTCGATCGGGCCACAGCTGGGGAAGCGGCTTGAGGAGGAGTTGAAGCTGATCAATCCGCAGCTGGATTCCACTCCCTTTCAGCCGCTGAAGACCTGGTACGTCGCGATCATGCTGCCGATGCTGCCTTTCCAACTGGAGGGCGGGAAGCCGCTTGACATGGCGCTATGGGATCGGGCGGAAAAGGATGGGAAGAAGGTTGCCGGGATGCAGACGACGGCGGAGCAGCTCGCGGGATTCCACGACTTCAACGAGAAGGAGCAGGTGGTGCTGCTCAAGGAAACGCTGCGCCTGCTGAAGAAGGACCGCGATGAGAGAAAGGATTCCACGAAGGATCTCGTGGATGCTTACATCTCGGGAGACGTGGACAAGATCGAGGCGGAGTGCGACAAGGCACTGAAGGCGACTTCCGAAGGAGAGCATCGCGAACTGGGCGAGCGGCTGATCAAGCGGCTGCTGACGGATCGCGATGTGATCATGGCGAATTACATCGATGCGACCCTGAAGAAGTCACCGGATGAGGTGCATTTTTTCGCGGCGGGAGCGGCGCACTACACCGGGAGGAACGGCGTGCGCGCCCACCTTGCGAAGAAGGGCTACACGGTCAAGCGGATGGAACCGTGA